DNA sequence from the Candidatus Methylomirabilota bacterium genome:
CGTCGCCATCATGGGTTCCGTCGATCCCGTCTTCGGCGAAGTCGACCGCTAGCCCCTCATGCTCTCCGCGATCTACCCCTTCATGGTGGGCTTCATCGTGCTGAACGCCATCATCGGTATGGTGACGTACGTGACGCTCCTCGAGCGGAAGTTCGCCGCGCGCATGCAGTCGCGCATCGGCCCCTACCGCGTCGGGCCGCACGGGCTGCTCCAGCCCATCGCGGACGCGCTCAAGCTCATGATGAAAGAAGACATCGTCCCGCGGCTCGCCGACCGCCGCGTCTACAACCTCGCGCCCATCGTGTTCCTGATCCCGTGCATGCTGATCTTTGCCACGCTGCCGTTCGCCCCGGGGCTCGGCGTCGCCGACCTCAACATCGGCATCCTCTTCTTTCTCGCGGTCTCGGCCATGGAGATCGTGGGGCTGTTCATGGGCGGCTGGGGCTCCAACAACAAGTACGCGCTCCTCTCCGTGATGCGGGCGGTCAACCAGATCATCTCCTACGACCTGCCGTTCGTCTTCGCCGCGATGGTCCCGGTACTGCTGACGGGCTCGCTCAAGCTCTCCGACATCGCCGCCGCGCAACCGGACGTGCTGCACTGGTTCGTCTTCTACCCGGTGATCGGACAGTTGGCCTTCGTCGCCTACATCGTGGCGATGCTCGCGGCCGAGAACCGCGTGCCGTTCGACATCTTGGAGGCCGAGTCCGAACTCATCGCGGGCTTCCGCGTCGAGTACTCGGGGATGAAGTTCGCGCTGATCCAGCTGGGCGAGTACGCGCACGTCATCGCCACCTCCTTCCTGGGCGCGCTGCTCTTCCTGGGCGCCTGGGGCGGGCCCGGCGCGGGCGCGCTGCCGGCCCTGGGCGTGCTCTACTTCCTCCTCAAGGCGATGTTCATCTTCCTGCTGGTGACCTGGATACGCTGGAGCTTCGTCAGGATCCGGGTGGACCAGATCCTCGCCATCTCGTGGAAGCTGCTGCTGCCGGCCACGCTTGTCCTCCTCATGGCCACGGCGGTCGTCGTCGCGTGGAAGGGGCCCGTCGTTGGGTAAACGTCTTGGGGATAGGCACCTTGGGGATAAGCCCCTTGGGAACAGGCAGCTCGGCGAGAGCTTCTGGCACGACCTGGGCAACCTGCTGAGCGCCGTCAGGCGCGCGATGGGGATCACGCTCCTGAACCTCTTCCGCAAGCCCGTCACCGTGCACTATCCCGAGGTCAAGCGCGTCTACCCCGACCGCTTCCGCGGCGTGCTTGCGCTGACGTACGACAAGGAGACCGGCGAGGAGGACTGCATCGGCTGCCGGCTCTGCGAGTACATCTGCCCGCCGCAGGTGATCAAGGTCGAGATGCTCAAGGGGGAGAAGCGCAACTTCGCCAAGACCTTCACCCTCGAGCTGTACGCCTGCGAGTTCTGCGAGCTGTGCGTCCAGGTCTGCCCCACGGACGCCATCATCATGATGAAGTCCTTCGATCTGGCGACCAGCGATCGCCGCGAGATGCTGCTCGACAAGGACCGGCTCCACACGATCGGCCTCCAGTTCGAGCCCTCGTGGGCGACGGGCACCGGGCTTCGCGCCATGCAGACGCCTCCCAAGGCTCCCGCCGACGCCAAGGCGGAGGTCAAGGGCGCCACGCTGGAGGATGGCGCCGCCACGCTGGAGGGTGGTGCCGCCACGCTGGAGGATGGCGCCAAGTGACCCTCGAGGTCGTGAGCTTCTGGGGGCTGGCCGTCCTGCTCATCGGCTCCGCCCTGGCCGTGGTGCTGACCAAGAACCTCTTCCACTCGGTCCTCTACCTCGCGCTGTCGCTGACGGCGACGGCCGGCGTGTTCCTGGCGCTCGACGCGGAGTTTCTCGCGGCGGTGCAGCTCCTTCTCTACGCGGGCGGCGTCGTCACGATCGTGGTCTTCGCCATCGTGGTGACGGAGCGGCTCGTCGGCGACCGCATTACGCAGACGAGCCGGCAGATCCTGACCGGCCTGGTGCTGGCGGGCGCCTTGCTCCTGGGGATCCTGCGCTTTCTGCGCGGCGCCGACCTGCCCGTCGAGCGCCCGGTCATCGCCGTGGACGTGACGCGGGCCATCGGCCAGGTGCTGCTGACCGAGTTCGTGCTGCCCTTCGAGCTCCTGGCCGTGCTGCTGCTGGTCGGGCTCCTGGGCGCGCTGTACTTCGCGAGGCCGGAAGAATAGCATGGGTCTTGGCGCCTACCTCACGCTCGCCGCGGTGCTCTTCGCCATCGGCTTCTTTGGCGTCGTCACGCGGCGGAACACCATCGGCATCCTGCTCGGCATCGAGCTGATGCTCAACGCCGTGAACATCAACCTGGTCGCCTTCGCGCGCTTCAACGCCGACGTGGTGGGAATGGTCTTCACCGCGTTCACCATCCCGATCACGGTGGCCGAGGTGGCGCTGGGGCTGGCGATCGTCATCCTCATCTTCAGGATGAAGCGCACGGTCATCGCCGATCATCTGGATCTCCTCAGAGGGTGACCGGGCACCCATGACCGACCCGGCCTACCCCGCGCTCGCCGCCCTTCTGCTGCCGGCATGCGCCTTCGTCTTCCTCGGGTTGGTGGCGCCGCTGCGACGGCTCGGGCGCCCGGCGGCGTATCTCTCCATCGTGTTCTCGGCGGCCGCGCTCGTGGCGGCGCTCGGCGCCCTCCGGCTTGCGGGTGGCGGCGGCTATTCCGAGTGGCTGTGGAGCTGGATCCCGGCCGAGGCGGGCCCGCTCGCCACCGTCGGCGTGCTGGCCGACGGCGACTCGGCGCTCATGCTGGTGCTGGTGGCGCTGATCTCGTTCCTGGTCCAGGTCTACTCGCTCGGCTATCTCTCCGACGAGTCCATGCCCTCGCTCGGCCGCTACTACGCCTACCAGTCGCTCTTCGCGTTCTCGATGATGGGGCTCGTGCTCGCGCCCAACTTTGTCCAGCTCTTCATCTTCTGGGAGCTGGTGGGCCTCTGCTCCTACCTCTTGATCGGCTACTGGTACACCAAGCCCGAGGCGGCGCGCGCCGCCGTCAAGGCGTTCTGGATCACCAAGGCGGGTGATGTCGGCCTGCTGATCGGCATCGTGCTCCTGTGGCGGCAGACGGGCACCTTCGACTTCCTCGAGCTGCTCATGCTGGCCGACGCGGGCGTCATCCCTCTGGCCGGGCTCGGCGTCATCACCTTCTGCATCTACCTCGGCGCCGCGGGCAAGTCGGCGCAGTTCCCGTTCCACGTCTGGCTGCCGGACGCCATGGAAGGTCCCACGCCCGTCTCTGCGCTGATCCACGCCGCCACCATGGTGACGGCCGGCGTCTACCTCCTCACGCGAACGGTCTGGCTCTTCAGGCTCACCCCGGAGGTGATGGAGATCGTGGCGTGGAACGGCGCCTTCACGGCGCTCCTCGCTGCGGTGCTCGCCTGCGTCCAGACCGACATCAAGCGCGTGCTGGCCTATTCCACCGTCTCCCAGCTCGGCTACATGATGGCGGCCATTGGGGCGGGCTTCGCCTCGGCCGGGTTCCTCCATCTGCTGACCCACGGTCTCTTCAAGGCGCTGCTCTTCCTCGCCGCGGGCGCCGTCATCCACGCCGTGGGCACCAACGATATCTTCGAG
Encoded proteins:
- the nuoH gene encoding NADH-quinone oxidoreductase subunit NuoH: MLSAIYPFMVGFIVLNAIIGMVTYVTLLERKFAARMQSRIGPYRVGPHGLLQPIADALKLMMKEDIVPRLADRRVYNLAPIVFLIPCMLIFATLPFAPGLGVADLNIGILFFLAVSAMEIVGLFMGGWGSNNKYALLSVMRAVNQIISYDLPFVFAAMVPVLLTGSLKLSDIAAAQPDVLHWFVFYPVIGQLAFVAYIVAMLAAENRVPFDILEAESELIAGFRVEYSGMKFALIQLGEYAHVIATSFLGALLFLGAWGGPGAGALPALGVLYFLLKAMFIFLLVTWIRWSFVRIRVDQILAISWKLLLPATLVLLMATAVVVAWKGPVVG
- a CDS encoding NADH-quinone oxidoreductase subunit I — its product is MGITLLNLFRKPVTVHYPEVKRVYPDRFRGVLALTYDKETGEEDCIGCRLCEYICPPQVIKVEMLKGEKRNFAKTFTLELYACEFCELCVQVCPTDAIIMMKSFDLATSDRREMLLDKDRLHTIGLQFEPSWATGTGLRAMQTPPKAPADAKAEVKGATLEDGAATLEGGAATLEDGAK
- a CDS encoding NADH-quinone oxidoreductase subunit J, translated to MTLEVVSFWGLAVLLIGSALAVVLTKNLFHSVLYLALSLTATAGVFLALDAEFLAAVQLLLYAGGVVTIVVFAIVVTERLVGDRITQTSRQILTGLVLAGALLLGILRFLRGADLPVERPVIAVDVTRAIGQVLLTEFVLPFELLAVLLLVGLLGALYFARPEE
- the nuoK gene encoding NADH-quinone oxidoreductase subunit NuoK, yielding MGLGAYLTLAAVLFAIGFFGVVTRRNTIGILLGIELMLNAVNINLVAFARFNADVVGMVFTAFTIPITVAEVALGLAIVILIFRMKRTVIADHLDLLRG
- the nuoL gene encoding NADH-quinone oxidoreductase subunit L; translation: MTDPAYPALAALLLPACAFVFLGLVAPLRRLGRPAAYLSIVFSAAALVAALGALRLAGGGGYSEWLWSWIPAEAGPLATVGVLADGDSALMLVLVALISFLVQVYSLGYLSDESMPSLGRYYAYQSLFAFSMMGLVLAPNFVQLFIFWELVGLCSYLLIGYWYTKPEAARAAVKAFWITKAGDVGLLIGIVLLWRQTGTFDFLELLMLADAGVIPLAGLGVITFCIYLGAAGKSAQFPFHVWLPDAMEGPTPVSALIHAATMVTAGVYLLTRTVWLFRLTPEVMEIVAWNGAFTALLAAVLACVQTDIKRVLAYSTVSQLGYMMAAIGAGFASAGFLHLLTHGLFKALLFLAAGAVIHAVGTNDIFELGGLWGMGGLWRRMPQTAIVFVIGTLSLAGVPLFAGFFSKEEILGAVLAGGFPVPFAMLLLGAFLTAFYMFRVVFVTFFGAPAASHGADSHVHDAPPFMALPLWILAIMCVGVGTLFAVWHPEAEFEALGWLTLAAIGVAAAGIALAYLVYQRRAISADGLASMFAPIRAAALRRFWIDDVFVGIYGWLMLPFSRLVGWIDRYFVDGILNVLSAWTLMAGGGLRRIQSGRAQDYVYGIALGVLALMVGMWWLQ